A segment of the Myxocyprinus asiaticus isolate MX2 ecotype Aquarium Trade chromosome 10, UBuf_Myxa_2, whole genome shotgun sequence genome:
aacattccatgtcatagatatttatggaatatacatgtatgtctgaaaGATTTTGACAGCTGAATGGATcatttttgcatgtgatggctcacacgatgaaagaatgtttaaaagttgtgaagagtatgacaatttcactgagaatcaactcatcagttttgatcagcaagccatatgcatttagttattgtgcaaattgtagacaattgcatttactcttttgcacacatgtgccaaaacacgtgcaatttgcttaaatgaatgagaaattcaaatctggtgtgaacaagaaactaattgttcagagatttgaactttttgttttgaaaaatataattctcatttgggaattgagccaaagcgattgagaaaaactgtaagttggaccaacataagaaaattaattaaattaaacatcaGTCAATTTAGTTTGACgaacctaataaagttgagttaaaactactatagtacattgatttgacctaattcaactaaattatgttggctgaatgaaactgacttaatttGAAAGACATTAAATGGCTTACTATGGGTAATGACTTCACTTTTGAaatgtaaatgataacagaattttcatttttgggtgaactacagtatacagtattaagcTGTATTAAATGCAGAAAATTGCGGAGTGCTCAACTTGTATGTTCTGTTATAAAACATAAATCACAGATAACACATTTGAAACACCCACCTCTCTAGCTGCTCTCTCTCCTGCCTGTACGGCCCCCTCCATGTAACCGCTCCATTCAGTGGCCGTCTCAGTGCCTGCAAAGTACAGCCTGCCCACCGGTTCTCGCAGAACCCTGCAATGGAGAGAGATTTATGAGCATAAGAAATGTCAATTCAATATGCTCTAGTTTTCTCACAATAAGCCGGGTAGCAATCTTTACTGACTAGTACCATGCCATGCTACACAAGTACACTAACCTGCCAAATTGTGTCATGATGCCAGGGGGGAAGTAAGCTGTGTAGCAGCCACCAGAGTACTCCTCCTCACACCAGTTTTTCTCCTCATAGTGCACAGGCTAAGAAAAAGACCCCCATAAAATTAAGCATTTGCTAATTTTCTAAGTCTATAATAATCACGTGCATTTAGGgtaataaatacatacacacaagaGCTGTCTGAACTAACgcattaacgcatgtgattaaaaagtttaacacacAAATTTTTCTTTatcgtgattaacgcatttagtGTTTATACATCATAAACCAGCGTAAACACTGGTTTGAAGAGCGGAACTTTTGCAttgtgtctgcccggagtcattatactgacagacacacacaacagtgctttGTGTCAGTGAGcaaatgatggggaaaggagctcttaacactatttgatgtgatgaaatcaagtatttttcagcctatgtaaggcgcattttaattaccacagaagcacaccaagtcTTAAATATCACCAAAAGAATGAATGAGACGtgtttgtctgcaagcgcttttcatgtggagttcaaagcgcagCTTGACGATGGCATTGtcgccctgatgcgaatcatgaatgctTGCTGTAgaaaagcggatagccacagtctaccagcagctTCATACTGTGGAGgataagagtttaagagatttaatgcccactgcaatgaaaatgcaacctatggggagactattTCTTtgaattagtcaacctcccacttagactttgggaaatgtttaatgttaatggtgctattttagtgaatttctgtctttatactgtggaaggctttgtttggaaagtgTTAAGAatgcattatattgttatatattgtattttttttttttctaaaatgaaaataaatgcattttgagaggaaaagaagtatatttagagtcaaatttcagcagttTCAAAATCTGAGATAAATCATGATTAACAACAAAAGATTATGAGATTAAAcgcgatttaaaaaaaatttaatcgattTAGTAATTGGCAAGATATAGCATTCAATTAGTGATTAGTTACAagaattatttcaaaaatatttctgTTTGAGAATATTtagatacaaataattttaagtaTTTCTTTTAGATAAAAAATGCTTTAGAAAAGTgtacagaaaatatataaaatattacactCACATGTAGTGCTTCCTCTGAGCTGAGCACACGAGAATAAATCTCACAGATCCTTCTCTTTCTAAAATCGTTCACAACATTCTGGTAAGAGTAATCAATCATTGCCAACAATGCACAACATCATCATCTCACCCAAAGTATAGTCACATATTTTACCAATATGAAAAACAAGAAATAACTACCTCTCCTCTTTTGTCAGACCCGCTAGTCTCCTAGATTTTCGCGCCAGAATGAAACTGTAAAAGAGAGGGAGCTAGCTCACTGTTCTGTCACCCGTAAATACTTTCATCAAACAATAAAAATCTCATTATAGCATTATAGCAATTTACCCCATAATAGCAGGCACAGTCCCATCAGGCTTAGTGTCGTCAAGCGTGAGACCAATAGGCGCATCCTCTTCCTCGATTACCATGCTGCCACAATATCCTGCAAAAAAAGCCCAACtcaatatataggcctatatgtaTACATAAGACACTGTGCCTCTTCCGTATCATTACAATGCCATGTATGAAGTGAGTAATGGAAAGTGTACAAACCCTTTTTCCTCCAGAAGTTCTCTTTGTAGTACACCATGCATTTGATGACTGAACCCATGGGCACTCTATGAATAAGCTGATTCCTCAGAGGAGGCATTTCAGGGTTGAAGTGGATCTTTAGGTTCAGCCCTGGTGGTATGGCAAGTATGACATATTTGGCCTACAAGAACAAAGGAAGACAGATGGTAAAAACAATCCACAAAAATGGATTGTTCTAATAAGAAAGGTTATTTCAAAAGTGCTCTAGTCTAGTGTTAATTGGACCAGTGTCGAAACTTGAAGGTGGCAGGTTCAAAACCCATGAACTCAGATCATTGTTgctactagggtgttgctaggtgttaGTGTCCACCTGGTGAAAAAAGTGTAATTGCTTAGAAATTTAATAGAATacttctcaacaagccacatgactgTAGCGGAACAAGTTATGTGCATTAGCAAGCACAATTTGTAACATTATATTATCATATAACAGTTattttactacaataaaattattacaattattattttaacacattaaaaaaaagttagacACTGCAATTACAATTGAATTGTGCTTCTATGTATGATAAACTCAGTTTTAGAAGGACGGACAGAGTTGTTCCAGTGTCCCCCCACTGTTCCTCCACAGAGGGTTAAGCAGCACTACAGTTGACCTTAATAAGCTTCAGCATAGGAAAGAGGATGCGGCCAGGACAGGGGGATGATGTCCAGCTTACTGATAACAATCAACCAAGCTCACACACATACGTTGTAACACACTTCAAAGTGGGACTTCTGTCCTTCAAATTAGTTGATTTAGCATGAGATGTAAAATTATGCACACAAAGAGGGAGTTTCATCTTCATTACAGAACTCAcaggctatgttcggaatagcatacaaCATACTACTAACTACcaactatttctgcagtatgcagtaCGTATATTGAAAATAGTATgctaattttctgtatgcatggaacaCACAGATGACCTAGTACTGTGTGGGATACCCTATCAAACAATGCAATGCGTTCAACATGTCCTTATATTTCCACGTGCCGAATGAACTGGAAATTATATCATCCACGATTTCTTTCTTGACCCATTATTTGATCAGACAAAGTTAACtagatttaaatgtaaaataaccatttttatttcatggatGCCACTCTATTAAACATGCATTGACAATAATGTAACATGCTACTGTTTGAAATATCTATCACTGCATAATGCAttttgtttcacatactattttctAAAATAGTAGGGGGGTCACCCATTGCGCCCCCTCAGTGTCCTGCTAGCTTCCCCCTTTATATGGTGCCCTGAGCATTGCATACATTACATACAGGGCTTTTTACACATCTGATAGTATGTAGTAAGCAGtaactagtattccattctgaacatagccaaagggttaacaacttttaattaatgtgtatacatgctgAACGAAGCCAAGCTACAATCACATTAGCAAGGTCTGTTAGTCCAACGATGCAAATCCAGACTGGTATGATTTCAGTCAGCCTGAAGTGTTTACATAAAGTTTTAAAAAGACGATTATTGTTTTATTCCGAAAGAAACCAAACTTttgaagtgcatgtaaacatactatgTAAATAATCCAGAGCAGAATGATATGTGTGGATTGATACTCTTAGGGCAAATATTTAATGACTCCACAATAATTAGGATTTCCAATCTAGAACTTAAAAAAGTAGTTCATATTCAATGGCacacagtaaaaaataaagaCGCACTTCATATTTAAATTTACCAACAAAATTTTCTAATATTTTATAGAGAAGATTTTATATTCTCTAAGAAATTGTATTAGTTTAGGACATTTGCACTGACACTCCACTTGTCTAGTATAGAGACAGCTTTGTGCACCTTCTCACCTTGTATATCTCATCACTGAGTGTCTTCACCACCACCAGGTCTCCAGTCTGGTCAATGCTGTACACGGCTCTCTGCAGCTTCACCCGGTCACCCAGCTCTCTCGCCATCGCCTCACTGATTTGACTGGAGCCTCCAGCAAACTTACGCTCCTATCATACGGGGCAATAGGAAACTGGTCTAATGCCATGTGTGACCTTTCTTCCAGTAAAGAAATTCTTCTGTTCCAATGATAATGATTCAGATCTATAGAATTTGAGAGTTTTGAGAGCTCTGAGTTATTCTAGCAAATACTCTGAagtattatttatttgcattacatttattcaccaaCAGGTGTCTCTCTGTCTCACAGAGATAGAATGATGATAGAGTTGTGCTAATTTTTAGACAAGTTGggaatacatacacacacacacacacacacacacacacacacatatatatatatatataatagaaacAGAGTTGGATAGACCATAGCAGTTTAGTGGCAGAGCCATAACTCATAAGAACTCATGATCCAGATATATTGGCTTGCTACTATTTCAGTATGTTACAGAATCAGTTCAGTGTCACTGGAACGAAAAGGGACTACAGAAGGTAGACTCACTCAGAAGTCATTTCTTGCTCTCTAAAATCAACTTACTCGAGgaataaattcataaaaaaacactttgtaatGATCCATAAACAAATTGTTCAAGAACAAAGTATATTTGGTATCGTGTTTTTAAACAATCACATATATTAAGCGCAATAAAATGGTTCAACTGATAAAACATTTCTGTGAATACTTGGTgtactgtattaaaatgaatgggatttgaTAGCTGCAGAGGAGGGGAagaatttcagtgaataacaacttaaatttagatctgttcttaacacaaagctatcatataccttaaaatgacttggaatatagagcacaaGTCAAACTGactaattttataatattttactgGTGGTTCTTTGTCCTTTTATGGAGTTTGACAGGCAGGTAATGATCACTATTtgatttaattgtatggaaaatggcagcataaacattcttcaaaaatatatttttgtgttccatggaataagaAAGttttatgggtttggaaaaacatgaaggtgaataaatgatgagagaatttccatttatgagtgaactatccctttaacctgaaGTGTACCCTTTCTTCTAAATCATGacagtaaaatgttttgctttcttccacagcAAGTCTGTTCTTTGCCTTTACTAAAGACCCCTTTTGAGAGCTGTGGTTAACTAAATTAGGGGTAAAGATTGGACAGTGACAATGACTATTGAACTTGGCAGGGACATTGGATCGAACAGCTAAATCTTTCTAACAAACACATGCTTCCCTGGGCTGCCAAAGATTTCGGAAAGACATTATGGTGTGTAGATGCTGAagtccacatctctctctctttttctctctcactccctctcaCTCATTCCGTCTTTCTCTCGCTCTCCCACAGATGTTGATTACACTGTAAACATACAAACGCAGGCATGGTGAAAAAGCCAAAGagatacgcacacacacactgctgtgcAAACGCGAATGTGGACATGCTGTGGAGCTGTTCATATGTCATCGTGCAGCTTTTAGCGTAAGCTCTCTGTGTAATTAAGTCTCAGAGAATCAGAGAATGATACTGTGTATCTAAACATTACGCAACAGTTCTGCGGTTACTTTAAACAAGCTTCATctataatttcatttaaaaatgtggcAATGACATGCATCTTTTCACAATGaattttcatttagatttttaggAATATAATAACTAATATCTATGAAGCAACAGTTTTCTTTTATTGAAAAAGGCTGACATTCTATTATTCTATATACCAATTCATGAGCTACCTAagctataactttaatgctgccattaatttAGCATTGTTAGATTGCCttctacacatcaaaatgtaaaaaatacaatacaaataattatattaacaTAATAGCTTACTTTTTTCACACAAAACGGTGGTGTTAAGTGTCCCTGTGgtggcgggggcgtggtcgagtgttcgtccggagagagagaaagcggtaagggtgcacaaaCCTGAAActgataatgtctaacacctgtttctagttgcagtAAGTAGTGGGGAAAGCAGTATAAAGCGACCACACCAGTGacgagacagggagagagagctaccagaCACAAAGGACTGTACTGAATgatactgctgaaaagcaagcctGTTGTGTGTTCCTgagtattgtgctgaaaagcctgtttttagtttgtttaattaaagtcTTACCTTTGAGTTGAAATCCCAAGTTTCCCATTTCCTCCTATCCCAGGGTTTGGCACCAGTGTCAGGAGGTTCGTTGGGTGGGAAAGGAGGAAATGGGAAACTTGGGATTTCAACTCAGAGGTAAgactttaattaaacaaactcaaaactggcttttcagcacaatactcAGGAACACACAGCAGGCTTGCTTGTTGTACAGTACTTTGTGtctgctcaggtgtgtgcacccttaccgctttctctctctccggatgaacgctcgaccacgcccccgccgccACAGTCCCTTTGCGACTCCTGGCAGTGATTTAGCAAACAAGTCTCGtgtgagaatttaaagttttacCGCCACATTAATCCCGCGATAGTAAGGGTCATTCTGGTTGGATACCTAATGTACATATAATCTTTATATATTACATATGACATTTcttgcatttaaatattttataaaagagaATAAAAGTGTATACTACCACACAGTATTATCAagctatttgtttaattaatacaatttgttttaatgtatgtgaatgtgtgtatgtgaagTATGTGTATGTGAAGGGAATATTCAATGGACATAAGACCCATAGAGGCCTAAGGCTGCCTAAGCCTTTTATATTAATGGAGGAAAGATCAACATTGATTGGACAGTGGATTGTGAATTGGGAGACCTCTTAAATAGGCAGGACCTTGCAAGAAATGGCTAATAAGTGTTGTTATTCTGACAGcatttgaaattttaaaattatacTCTCATTTAGTGCCAAGCGGTAGGCGGTAGTGCAGGCGCAGTTAGTTAAAATCTGATATAAAATATTAAGTTTAGCGTTTATAGTCTTGTTCTTTCTCATTAGCACTTGTTCTGAGCTTAGTCATCTAACACTTTAGGAAAGTTTAATGTTTTGTATTAGTTTGATCAGTGGCCAGCTTAATTGCTTCAGCAGTTAACATTGCAGACAccaaaataatacattagatctAAGATCTTTCCCTTTTCTGTGAAGCACCAGCTGCACCTGCTATGAATCCTCTAAAATGtgacacaaaaattataatacgAGTTCTAGACATCCTTACCTGGCCTCCATTGGTGGTGGAGAAGATTCTCATAGTGCCGCCACACTGCTTGACGTACCAGAGGAACCACAGAGCAGACACCTCATGGGGCTCTGAGGTCACATTCACATTGACAAAGAGAGTGGCAAAACGGCGAGCAGCCCTGTCAGAAACCCATGGTTAAAGGGATACACCATTAACAGCCAATACGCCATCAACAATTCTTcaacttaaccctcctattgacCTTAGAAACTGTCCCCCTTC
Coding sequences within it:
- the mao gene encoding amine oxidase [flavin-containing]; translation: MTASTCDVIVIGGGISGLSATKLLVESGLNPVLLEARDRVGGRTFTVRNKETKWVDLGGAYIGPTQNRILRLAKQYGVKTYKVNEEESLIHYVKQKTYPFKGPFPPVWNPLAYLDYNNLWRTMDKMGMEIPKEAPWRAPHAEEWDKMTMKQLFDKLCWTRAARRFATLFVNVNVTSEPHEVSALWFLWYVKQCGGTMRIFSTTNGGQERKFAGGSSQISEAMARELGDRVKLQRAVYSIDQTGDLVVVKTLSDEIYKAKYVILAIPPGLNLKIHFNPEMPPLRNQLIHRVPMGSVIKCMVYYKENFWRKKGYCGSMVIEEEDAPIGLTLDDTKPDGTVPAIMGFILARKSRRLAGLTKEERKRRICEIYSRVLSSEEALHPVHYEEKNWCEEEYSGGCYTAYFPPGIMTQFGRVLREPVGRLYFAGTETATEWSGYMEGAVQAGERAAREILCAMGKLHASQIWQSEPESMDVPAQPFVTTFCERNLPSVGGFLKFMGVSSFLALATAVGVVAYKKGLLPRS